The window TATCTTGGAAAAAATTATACGGTTAAAGCCTCGGTGGGACATATCAGGGACCTTCCAAAAAGCAAGTTGGGGATTGATCTTAAAAAAAATTTCAAGCCGGAATATACGGTAATCCGCGGCAAGAAAAAAATTCTGGATGAAATTCTCGAAGCCGCCGAAAAAGCGGACAAGATCTACCTGGCTTCCGATCCTGACCGTGAAGGGGAAGCGATCGCATGGCATATTGCGGAAGAAATTTCAGGCGGGTCGAAAAAATCCGGTAAAAAGAAAAAATCGTCCCAAAAAATATTCAGGGTATTGTTTAACGAGATTACCCAAAAAGCGATTAAAAAAGCAATGGACGAGCCTGGAGAGATCGATCTGAACAAGGTTAACGCCCAGCAGGCCAGAAGGGTCCTCGACCGGATTGTCGGGTATACGATCAGTCCTCTTTTATGGGAAAAGGTCAAACGGGGATTGTCTGCAGGAAGGGTTCAGTCGGTTGCCGTGAGGATGATCTGTGAAAGGGAGGCGGAAATTTTAAAATTCGTTTCCGAAGAATACTGGTCGATTACCGCACACCTTTCCTCCGAGAATCCACCCCCTTTTTCGGCAAAGTTGATTTCCATAGGGGATAATCCTCTTTCGTTGGCGAATGAAGAAGTCACCCGAACCCTGCTCCGTCAGCTTGAGACCAGAGATTTTGTTGTCGAAAAAATAGAGAAAAAGGAAAGAAAGCGGAATCCTGTGCCTCCCTTTATCACCAGTAAATTGCAGCAGGAGGGTTCTCGTAAGCTTCGCTTTACTCCAAAAAAGACGATGATGCTCGCTCAACAGCTTTATGAAGGGATTGAACTGGGAGAGGAAGGTCCGGTGGGATTAATTACCTATATGAGAACGGATTCCATCCGTATTTCCCCGGACGCCCAGCAGGAGGCCATTGATCTGATTTCTCAAAAATATGGGAGGGAGTATCTCCCTGATCAGCCGAATGTCTATAAAAGCAAGAAAAACACGCAGGATGCGCATGAAGCAATCCGTCCGACTTCTTTAAGTTATGATCCCGAGACGATTAAAGCTTCTCTCTCTAAAGATCAATATCTTCTTTACAAGATTATTTGGAACCGGTTTATGGCCAGCCAAATGAGGCCTGCAATTTTGGAAGTGACAAAGGTCGATATTAAGGCGGGCGACGCGCTCTTTCGGGCAAACGGAAACATTGTCGTCTTCCCAGGTTTTACCATCGTGTACTCTGAAGGAAAAGAGGAAAATGGAACGGAAAAACAGGGTGACCAGAAAGAGAATGAAACGGACGACGAAGAACATACGCTTCCAAACCTTGCGGAAGGTCAGAGGTTGCCCCTTGATCATCTTGAACCTAAACAACACTTCACCCAGCCGCCTCCCAGGTATAACGAGGCCCTGTTAATCAAGGAATTGGAGGAGAACGGGATTGGGAGACCAAGCACCTATGCGACGATTATCTCCACGATTCAGGATCGAGATTACGTTGAAAAGATTGAGGGCCGGCTTAAACCTTCTGAACTGGGGAAAATCGTCAACGGTCTATTAGTGGAGTCTTTTCCCGACCTGGTCAATCCTGAATTTACAGCGAAGATGGAAGAAAATCTGGATAACGTCGAAGAAGGCGGAAAAAAATGGACCGACACCGTGAAGGATTTTTATAAGCTTTTTGAAAAAGATCTCGAAAAAGCCCAGTTAGAGATGAGAGATGTCAAGAGAGAAGAAATCCCGACGGACATCCCCTGTGAACGATGTCAAAAAAAGATGGTCATAAAATGGGGTAGAAACGGTCGGTTCTTGGCCTGTCCGGGCTATCCCGAATGTAAAAATACCCATGATTTTATGGAGGATGCTGACGGAAAGATCAAGGTCATCCAAAAGGAAGTTTCGACGAATGAGATTTGTGAAAAATGCGGCCAGCCAATGATTATAAAGGTGGGGAGATTCGGCCGGTTTATGGCCTGTTCCAATTACCCGGAGTGCAAGACCACAAAAGCATTAAGTATTGGAGTCAAATGTCCTCGTGAAGGGTGTAACGGCGAGGTCACGCAGAGACGATCAAAAAAAGGGAGGGTGTTCTATGGATGCACCGCCTATCCCAAGTGTGATTTCGCGGTTTGGGACCGTCCTGTTCCCAAAATTTGTCCTCAATGCCAGGCTCCCTATCTTGTTGAAAAAGTCTCCCGCGCGGGAATCAAGGTGAAGTGTGCGAATAAGGAATGTCAGTATGAAGAAGAAGCCGTCGCTGCATGAAACAGGCTGCTGAAAATCTTCCATGTGCTGCGTTCTCGCCTTTCGGTCTCCTTCACCGTACATATTTCGTACGCCTCAGCCGCCCTTAAGGCTGCGGCCTGGCACCTGGAATTTTTGAGCAGCCTATGACATGCCTGGGATTTACCCGTTGAGTAAAATTCAATACCCCCCTCCCAAAAATGCCCTTCTCATGTGTCCGCCGGATTATTATCGAATCGAATATGAAATCAATCCCTGGATGAGCTTGAAAAACCAGGCAGATACGGAAAAGGCTCGAAATCAATGGAATTCTCTTTATCGAGCTCTGACTGAAAAGTTTGGACTCAAGGTGAATTTGATGGAGCCTCAGCCTCAACTTCCTGATTTGGTTTTTACAGCAAACGGGGGATTAGTGGCGGGACGTCAAATTATTCTTTCGAATTTTAAATTTCCTGAACGTCAGCGGGAGCGGGACTATTTTAAGGAATGGTTTCTTCATCATCAATATGAAATTATTTCAATTCCCTCTCATCTTTTTTTCGAAGGGGAAGGGGATGCCTTGTGGATGGGAAAATTATTATTTGCGGGGCACCCTTTTAGAACCGATATTTCCTCTCATGTCTTTCTTTCCAAGACCCTCCAGTGTGAAGTCATTTCTCTTGAACTCATTGATCCCAGGTTTTATCATCTCGATACCTGTTTTTGTCCATTAAACTCTGAAACGGCTCTTTTTGTTCCGGAGGCATTTAGTTCCCATAGCCGGAAAATTCTTTCTTCTCTGGTGGAAACGCTCATTCCGCTTAAGCCCGAAGAAGGCCGGCTATTTGTCTCCAATGCAATTGTTTTCGAAAAAAAGATTATTTTTCAAAGCGGCGCGGGTTCAACGCGCAAAAGACTGGAAGCAGAAGGTTTTGAGGTTTATTCGCTTGATTTGTCCGAGTTTATCAAGGCGGGGGGGAATGCCAAGTGCCTCGTCCTCTGGGTATAATATAGGGGCTTGCGCCGCTCAAGGAATTCCTCTTGCACGGATGACCGGTTTCTCCTAAAATAAGTTCATGTCAGATCAGACACTAACGGTCATTGGCGGAGGGTTGGCCGGTTCAGAAGCCGCCTGGCAGGCTGCCGAGCAAGGGGTAAAGGTACGCCTTTTTGAAGGCCGGCCCAGTTTGACGAACGGCGCCCATGTTACCGGGGACCTGGCCGAGATTGTTTGCAGTAATTCCCTCGGTTCAAATGATCCTTTTTCAGCTCCCGGTCTTTTAAAAAATGAGCTTCGTCTGCTCCGCTCTTTAATCATTCAAACCGCCGACCGTTTTTCAGTTCCCGCGGGGTCCGCATTAGCGGTTGACCGCGAACTTTTTTCTAAACAGATCACGCACACGTTAGAAGCCCATCCGAATATCACGGTTTTTCGGGAGGAGATTAAGGAAATTCCTGCAGACCGGCCTGTTATTATTGCAACCGGACCGCTCACCTCCTCCCCCCTGGCCGAATCTTTAAGCCGATTAACTCAATCCGAACGTCTTTATTTTTTTGACGCCATATCTCCTATTTTGGAGGCGGATTCAATTGACCGCTCCATTGTTTTTAAAGCTTCCCGTTATGATGATGGCGAAGGGGATTATTTAAATTGTCCGATGACAGAATCAGAGTATCAGGTCTTTTACGAGGCTTTGATGGCAGGGGACAAAGTCATTCCGAAATCTTTTGAAGCGATTCCTTATTTTGAAGGGTGCATGCCGATTGAAGTTCTGGCAGAGAGAGGGATCCAAACGCCGTTATTTGGTCCGATGAAACCGGTTGGCCTTTTGGACCCTCGAACGGGCAAACGGCCTTATGCGGTGGTACAACTCCGGCAGGAAAACCAGTTTGCGTCTTGCTATAATATGGTCGGCTTTCAAACCAAACTCAGGTATGGAGAGCAAAAAAGGATTTTCCGCCTGATTCCGGGCATGGAAAACGCCGAATTTTTGCGTTTTGGGAGTCTGCATCGGAATACGTTTATTCATGCGCCATCTCTCCTAACGCCGGCCTTACAGCTTCACCAGGATGCTGGAGTTTTTATCGCCGGACAGTTAACGGGAGTTGAGGGTTATGTTGAAGCTTCTGCCATGGGTCTTCTGGCGGGCTTAAATGCTGCCAGGGCATCCAGGGGGGAGCCGCTTCTCGTTCCTCCCCTCTTTACTGCGCATGGCGCGTTGATTCATTATTTGACGAGTGGTGACTCGAAACATTTTCAGCCGATGAATATCAATTTCGGCCTTTTTCCGCCGCTGGCAACATCCGTTAAACAAAAAGACATCCGAAAAAAGATGATCGTTAACCGTGCCCTGGAGGAATTGAAAAATTGGATTCAGAACTTCTCAATTTTAGAAACTACTTAAAAAATGAAAAAGGGATGTCTGTTCATACGGTTAGAAATTATCTGTCCGATTTAAGTCAATTTGATCGTTTTTTAAAGTCTCGAAAAATCACCGCAATCAAGAATGGCGAGGTGAATCCAAAAACAATCAGAGGCTATCTCACCCTCCTTCACTCTCAACACCTTAAAAAGTCATCCATGGCCAGAAAGTTAGCGGCCATTCGGACATTTTTCCTTTTTTTACAAAAAGAGGGAATTCTTCAGATCAATCCCGCTAAAATGGTTGCCACCCCAAAACAGGAAAAGGTTCTTCCCAAAGTCCTGTCGGTGGAAGAAGTTGCCTATTTGGTTCAAGCGCCTGACCAAAAGACGGTTTTGAATTTAAGGGATAAAGCCATTCTTGAAACCATTTATTCAACGGGAATCCGGGTGGAAGAACTCGTCCGCTTGAATGTGGATGATTTTCACCCGAAAGACCGGCTTGTAAAAATCCGCGGTAAAGGAAACAAAGAAAGAATCGTTCCGATTGGAACCCCGGCTATTTTAGCCATTGAGCAATATTCGAGCCGTTTCAACCTGGAAAAAAAATATGGAGATTTTCCATTATTTTTGAATCGTTTCGGGGGAAGATTGACAACGCGGAGTGTAGGCCGTATAGTAGAAAAATATTCCTCCCAGATGGGAAAAATGATGAAAATCTCGCCTCATGGACTTCGCCACAGCTTTGCAACCCACCTGCTCAATAACGGCGCGGATCTTCGGTCTATTCAGGAGTTGTTAGGGCACTCGAGTCTTTCGACGACCCAGCGCTACACCCATTTAAGCATGGATCATTTGATTAAGGTTTATGATGAGGCCCATCCACGCTCAAGAAAGAAGAAAAATGAATCGGAGAAAGAATGAAATTTTGGACCCATTAAAGATTCGGTCGACAACGATTTTATCCGTTCGTAGAAACGGAAAAGTGGCGATGGCCGGGGACGGTCAGGTGACCCTGGGACAGACGGTGATGAAAAGAAACGCCAGAAAAGTGAGGAAAATTTATAACGATGCTGTCCTGACCGGATTTGCCGGAGCCACGGCCGACGCTTTTACGTTGTTTGAGAGATTTGAATCGAAATTAGAGGAATACCGGGGAAATCTCCCCCGGGCTGCCGTGGAGTTGGCGAAAGATTGGAGAACCGATCGTATTCTTCGGAGGTTGGAAGCCCTTCTGGCCATTGCAGACCGGGATCATTCTTTAATTTTATCCGGAACCGGAGACGTCATTGAACCCGAAGACGGGATTATTGCGATTGGTTCCGGGGGGCCTTACGCGCAGGCGGCCGCAAGGGCGTTAATTGAAAATTCGACTCTGGAACCCAAGACAATCGTTCATAAAGCGATGGAAATCGCGGGTGACATCTGTATTTACACCAATCGGGAAATCATTATTGAGGAAATTTGAATCCATGACATTGTTTAAGATAGAAGATTTGACCCCTAAAAAAATCGTGGAGGAATTAGATAAATATATTGTTGGGCAGAAAAAAGCAAAAAGGATGGTTGCGATAGCTCTGAGAAACCGGTGGAGACGCCAAAATCTTTCAGATGACCTGCGAGACGAAGTTCTTCCAAAAAATATTATTATGATCGGACCCACGGGAGTGGGTAAAACCGAAATCTCCCGCAGGTTAGCCAAACTGGTTTCTGCCCCGTTTTTAAAAGTGGAGGCCTCAAAATATACTGAGGTTGGCTATGTTGGACGAGATGTCGAATCGATGATTCGCGATCTGGTTGAATTATCGGTCAACATGATCAAGAAAGAACATACTGCCCGGGTTAAAGAAAAAGCAGAAACGATGGCTCAGGAGCATTTGCTGGATCTCCTCCTCCCTCCTCCTTCGGCCAGAAACCCTCCGGGAATTTTTAATGAAGCAAAGGGGGAAACCACAACGCTGCCTCCCGGTGACACCTATGAAGCAACGCGGTCAAAACTGAGAACTCAACTCAAAGAAGGAAAGTTAAATGAACGCGTCGTGGAATTGGAAACTCAGGAAAAAAATCTTCCGATAGGGATTGTTTCAGGAGCGGGGATGGAAGACCTTGAAAACAATCTTAAAGAAATGTTTGGCAATATCTTCCCGGGGAGAAAAAAGAAAACAAAAATGAAGGTCACGGAAGCCCTCCGGTTTCTAACTCAGGATGAAGCTCAAAAGTTAATTGATCATGAGGAGGTCGTTCGTGAAGCCATTCAGACGGCGGAGAACGGAGGGATTATTTTTGTTGATGAAATTGATAAGATCGCCGGAAAAGAAAAAGGAGGAGGTCCGGATGTCTCCCGTGAAGGGGTCCAGAGAGATCTACTTCCTATCATTGAAGGCTCCACGGTTAATACCAAACATGGATTGGTTAAAACCGATCATATCCTTTTTATCGCGGCAGGGGCGTTTCATATTTCAAAGCCTTCCGACTTGATTCCAGAACTTCAGGGAAGGTTCCCGATCCGGGTTGAGTTGGAATCGTTGGGTAAAGAAGAATTTATCCGGATCTTAACCGAGCCAAAAAATGCGCTGATTCGTCAGTATCGCGCGCTTCTCGATACCGAAGATGTAACCATTGACTTCACCGCCGACGGGATTGAGGAGATGGCTGCCATTGCGGTTGAGGTAAATGAAAGAACAGAAAATATCGGAGCCAGAAGGCTTTTTACGATTATTGAAAAACTCCTTGAGGAGATTTCTTTTAACGCGCCCGATCTTCAAGGCCAAAAGATAGAAATTAATTCTAAATATGTTAGGGAAAAGCTTTCGGATATTGTAAAGGATCAAGACCTCAGCCGTTACATCCTGTAATTGAAATGGTAGGGGCAGGCCCCTGTGCCTGCCCTGAGTTTGGAGACAATAAGTGCAGAAATTAATTGAAAAAGCTAATTTATTAATCGAGGCATTGCCTTATATCAAGATGTTTCATGGAAAGACCATTGTCATCAAATATGGGGGAGCGGCAATGGTCGATCCCCTCTTGAAAGAGCAATTCGCCCAGGATATCGTCCTGATGAAGTATGTCGGAATGAACCCTGTCATTGTTCATGGCGGGGGACCCCAGATCAACCGGATGATGGAAAAACTGGGGATGAAGCCCCGTTTTTTAGACGGCGTCCGATATACCGATATCGCGACGCTGGATATTGTGGAAATGGTTTTAGGAGGGAGCATTAACAAAGAAATCGTTTCTCTCATTAACCGCCATGGAGGAAGAGCCGTTGGTTTAACCGGAAAAGACGGTCAGCTGATCACGGCAAAAAAATATACTAAAAATCAAAACGGGGAAGATGTTGTGGATCTGGGGTTAGTCGGGGAGGTTGAAAAAATAGATCCCACGATCATTGAAAATTTGGAAAAAAGCCGCTTTATTCCTGTTATCGCGCCTATTGGCGTTGGAAAAGACGGCGTGACTTACAATATCAATGCCGACTGGGTTGCCGGAGAAATTGCCGGGGCGCTAAAGGCGGAAAAACTCCTCATTCTCACCGATGTCAAAGGAATTCTCAATTCAAAAGGAGAACTTTACTCGACCCTGACCAGAAAAGAGGTCAAACAGCTGATAAAAAAGGGAATTATCACGTTGGGAATGCTGCCTAAAGTTGAAAGCTGTTTAACCAGCCTGGAGCGTTCCGTCTCCAAGGCACATATCATCGACGGACGAGTCCCCCATTCCATTTTGCTGGAAGTGTTTACCAACCAGGGGATTGGAACAGAAATCTCACCCTAACCAGGACACTGGAAAAACCCTAGAACAGCGATAGAAAGTTGTCATTGCGAGCGAAGTGAAGCAATCTCAAGACTTTACGATAAGATTGCCACGCACCCTTCGGTGCTCGCAATGACATGATTAATAAGTGGGTGCGAAGTCTATCGCTGGTCTTGGGTGGAAAACGGCATGTTGACAAAAAAAAGAACTGCTATACTTAAAAAGGCTAATATACTTAATATAGTATTTTTTTAAGGCTGTTTTTTTGTTTAACTAAACCTTCTGTAAAGGAGAGTAAAATGCGTAAGCTTACCACTTCTTTTCTTTTTTTGTTAATTGGAATATGCGGGTTTTCATTTACGTATGTCCCGGATGCGCTGGCCATTCCAGCCTTTGCCAGAAAGTATGATGTGTCCTGTGTGATGTGTCACACCGCTTTTCCGAAATTAAACGACTTCGGGAATAATTTCAGAGACAATGGTTACCAGATGGGAGCTGACAGCGATCTGCCCACAAATCAGGATAAAGGCTATTTTCCGATTGCGTTTAGAACCACGGTTGGTTATGAATACGCCAGCCAGAACCATGTTCAGGGTATTGTAACCGGGAATAGTACCGATAACTATTCTTCCGGGCTAGGATCTCTGGGAATGGACATTTTAAGCGCGGGGACGCTCGACCGGGATATCTCATTTTTAGTCGTTCCTACCGGTGAGAACTCTCTCTTAGGAGGCCCGGCTACCTTTTCGCTGGAATCGGCCTGGGTTCGATTTGATAATCTCTACGATTCTCCAATGTTAAATGTTAAGATCGGCTATAGCGACCTCGATATTCCTTTTTCCGAGCACCGGTCACTGACACCGAGTTCAAAGTATGCCATTTACCACTACATTCCCGGTGTGCCCTATAATAGCAACGATTTTCCGGTAGGGGATTCAACCTCTATTGCAGTCGCAAATAAGGACACTTTTGCTTTTGGAAATCATCAAGGGGTTTTACAACTCATGGGGCACAGGGTTGATCCCGTTGGAATTTTCCGGTATTCGGTGAACCTGGTCAGTAACAACCAAATGGGGGGGCATGATACCGGCTATTATCTTCATGTTACCCAATCCATGAGCGGAGGAGGGTATTCTTCAGGATATCGGGGAGGGCTCTTTTATTTGAATATGCCGATTCCCACTGTATCTGATACCCAGAACACTGCTGCTACGACTCCTGCAC of the Nitrospirota bacterium genome contains:
- the hslV gene encoding ATP-dependent protease subunit HslV produces the protein MNRRKNEILDPLKIRSTTILSVRRNGKVAMAGDGQVTLGQTVMKRNARKVRKIYNDAVLTGFAGATADAFTLFERFESKLEEYRGNLPRAAVELAKDWRTDRILRRLEALLAIADRDHSLILSGTGDVIEPEDGIIAIGSGGPYAQAAARALIENSTLEPKTIVHKAMEIAGDICIYTNREIIIEEI
- the hslU gene encoding ATP-dependent protease ATPase subunit HslU produces the protein MTLFKIEDLTPKKIVEELDKYIVGQKKAKRMVAIALRNRWRRQNLSDDLRDEVLPKNIIMIGPTGVGKTEISRRLAKLVSAPFLKVEASKYTEVGYVGRDVESMIRDLVELSVNMIKKEHTARVKEKAETMAQEHLLDLLLPPPSARNPPGIFNEAKGETTTLPPGDTYEATRSKLRTQLKEGKLNERVVELETQEKNLPIGIVSGAGMEDLENNLKEMFGNIFPGRKKKTKMKVTEALRFLTQDEAQKLIDHEEVVREAIQTAENGGIIFVDEIDKIAGKEKGGGPDVSREGVQRDLLPIIEGSTVNTKHGLVKTDHILFIAAGAFHISKPSDLIPELQGRFPIRVELESLGKEEFIRILTEPKNALIRQYRALLDTEDVTIDFTADGIEEMAAIAVEVNERTENIGARRLFTIIEKLLEEISFNAPDLQGQKIEINSKYVREKLSDIVKDQDLSRYIL
- a CDS encoding amidinotransferase, which gives rise to MPGIYPLSKIQYPPPKNALLMCPPDYYRIEYEINPWMSLKNQADTEKARNQWNSLYRALTEKFGLKVNLMEPQPQLPDLVFTANGGLVAGRQIILSNFKFPERQRERDYFKEWFLHHQYEIISIPSHLFFEGEGDALWMGKLLFAGHPFRTDISSHVFLSKTLQCEVISLELIDPRFYHLDTCFCPLNSETALFVPEAFSSHSRKILSSLVETLIPLKPEEGRLFVSNAIVFEKKIIFQSGAGSTRKRLEAEGFEVYSLDLSEFIKAGGNAKCLVLWV
- the argB gene encoding acetylglutamate kinase, which gives rise to MQKLIEKANLLIEALPYIKMFHGKTIVIKYGGAAMVDPLLKEQFAQDIVLMKYVGMNPVIVHGGGPQINRMMEKLGMKPRFLDGVRYTDIATLDIVEMVLGGSINKEIVSLINRHGGRAVGLTGKDGQLITAKKYTKNQNGEDVVDLGLVGEVEKIDPTIIENLEKSRFIPVIAPIGVGKDGVTYNINADWVAGEIAGALKAEKLLILTDVKGILNSKGELYSTLTRKEVKQLIKKGIITLGMLPKVESCLTSLERSVSKAHIIDGRVPHSILLEVFTNQGIGTEISP
- the xerC gene encoding tyrosine recombinase XerC: MDSELLNFRNYLKNEKGMSVHTVRNYLSDLSQFDRFLKSRKITAIKNGEVNPKTIRGYLTLLHSQHLKKSSMARKLAAIRTFFLFLQKEGILQINPAKMVATPKQEKVLPKVLSVEEVAYLVQAPDQKTVLNLRDKAILETIYSTGIRVEELVRLNVDDFHPKDRLVKIRGKGNKERIVPIGTPAILAIEQYSSRFNLEKKYGDFPLFLNRFGGRLTTRSVGRIVEKYSSQMGKMMKISPHGLRHSFATHLLNNGADLRSIQELLGHSSLSTTQRYTHLSMDHLIKVYDEAHPRSRKKKNESEKE
- the trmFO gene encoding methylenetetrahydrofolate--tRNA-(uracil(54)-C(5))-methyltransferase (FADH(2)-oxidizing) TrmFO, with translation MSDQTLTVIGGGLAGSEAAWQAAEQGVKVRLFEGRPSLTNGAHVTGDLAEIVCSNSLGSNDPFSAPGLLKNELRLLRSLIIQTADRFSVPAGSALAVDRELFSKQITHTLEAHPNITVFREEIKEIPADRPVIIATGPLTSSPLAESLSRLTQSERLYFFDAISPILEADSIDRSIVFKASRYDDGEGDYLNCPMTESEYQVFYEALMAGDKVIPKSFEAIPYFEGCMPIEVLAERGIQTPLFGPMKPVGLLDPRTGKRPYAVVQLRQENQFASCYNMVGFQTKLRYGEQKRIFRLIPGMENAEFLRFGSLHRNTFIHAPSLLTPALQLHQDAGVFIAGQLTGVEGYVEASAMGLLAGLNAARASRGEPLLVPPLFTAHGALIHYLTSGDSKHFQPMNINFGLFPPLATSVKQKDIRKKMIVNRALEELKNWIQNFSILETT
- the topA gene encoding type I DNA topoisomerase, producing the protein MAKSLIIVESPSKAKTINKYLGKNYTVKASVGHIRDLPKSKLGIDLKKNFKPEYTVIRGKKKILDEILEAAEKADKIYLASDPDREGEAIAWHIAEEISGGSKKSGKKKKSSQKIFRVLFNEITQKAIKKAMDEPGEIDLNKVNAQQARRVLDRIVGYTISPLLWEKVKRGLSAGRVQSVAVRMICEREAEILKFVSEEYWSITAHLSSENPPPFSAKLISIGDNPLSLANEEVTRTLLRQLETRDFVVEKIEKKERKRNPVPPFITSKLQQEGSRKLRFTPKKTMMLAQQLYEGIELGEEGPVGLITYMRTDSIRISPDAQQEAIDLISQKYGREYLPDQPNVYKSKKNTQDAHEAIRPTSLSYDPETIKASLSKDQYLLYKIIWNRFMASQMRPAILEVTKVDIKAGDALFRANGNIVVFPGFTIVYSEGKEENGTEKQGDQKENETDDEEHTLPNLAEGQRLPLDHLEPKQHFTQPPPRYNEALLIKELEENGIGRPSTYATIISTIQDRDYVEKIEGRLKPSELGKIVNGLLVESFPDLVNPEFTAKMEENLDNVEEGGKKWTDTVKDFYKLFEKDLEKAQLEMRDVKREEIPTDIPCERCQKKMVIKWGRNGRFLACPGYPECKNTHDFMEDADGKIKVIQKEVSTNEICEKCGQPMIIKVGRFGRFMACSNYPECKTTKALSIGVKCPREGCNGEVTQRRSKKGRVFYGCTAYPKCDFAVWDRPVPKICPQCQAPYLVEKVSRAGIKVKCANKECQYEEEAVAA